One Natronorubrum halophilum genomic window, GTTGCGTTTTCGAGAGACGACCGCGCGGGACGCGTCCGATCGGCCGCGGCGCAGTCGACAGACGGAAGACACCCGTCCCGAAACAGTCAGGGAATGACGGGCCGGCAGGCGGCAGTCGAGTTGCTCGCGACGGCGCTCGAGCGCCTCGGAATTATCGACGCCGAGCGGTTCCGCCCGACTGTGGATCTGGCGTGGCCCCGGATCGTGACCGGCTTCGCGATCATGTCCAAGCAGACGGCGGACCTCGCGATGGTCGGGATCGCCGTCGGGATAGCGGGGACCGCGGGGCTGGCGTACGCGCTCGCGTTCTGGGAGATCGTGACGATGCTGGGGCTGGGACTCGCGGGCGGCACCGTGAGCCTCGTCTCGCAAAATTACGGCGGGGAGGAGACCGAACGCGCCTCGCTCGTCGTGAAACAGAGCATCCTGCTCGTGGTAGTACTCGCAGTGCCGGTCGTCGCCGTATTTCTCTGCTTCGCCGACTCGCTGATCGGCCTCTTGGGGGCCGAGGATGCGTCGCTCGAGCACGGGGCCACCTACCTCACGTTCGTCGCGCCGGCCGTCCTGTTCGAGATGCTGAACCTGATCGCCAGTCGAACCTACACGGGTGTCGGCGACACGTTCACGGAGATGATCGCCCGCGCGGGAGGTGCCGCGCTCAACATCGTCCTCAGCGGCCTCCTCATCTTCGGCCTCGAGATGGGCGTCGCCGGAGCGGCGATCGGTACGACCGTTTCGACGGGGTTCGTGACGGTCGTCCTCGCCTGGGGAATGATCGGCCGATCCTACGGCGCGCTCGGCATGGAACCCAGCCCGGTTCCCGTGACCGCATCGGGGTCGTGGCTCGAGCCGTCGCTAATGAGGCAGGTGATCGAGATCTCCGCGCCGGAGATCGGCCGGCGGCTCGCGCAGGGAATCGTCGTCTTCCCGCTGCTGTGGATCGCCGCCACGTTCGGCCCGGTGGTCGTCACGGCGCTCGAGGTCGGCCGTCGGGTGCGGGGCTTGATCAACAGCATCAACTGGGGGCTCTCGCTGGCCTCGAGTTCGCTCGTCGGCCAGCACCTCGGGTCGAACGACGAGGCGGAGGCGGGCGCCTACGGTGCGGCGATTATTCGGCTCTCGATCGTGTTGTACGCCGGACTGGCCGTGGTGGTCGTCGTCTTCGCGGAACCGATCGCGAGCCTGTTCGTCACGGGTCCCGAGGAGGCCGCACAGGCGGCGACGTTCGTCGCCGTCGGCGCGATCAGTTCGATCAGCTACGGTATCGACGGGGCCGCAGCGGGCGCGCTTTTGGGTGCCGGCGACACCCGGTTACCGTTCGTCGCCTCCCTGGTCGGCCGGTACGGCTTCGCGCTCCCGGCGGCCGCGCTCGGATTAGTCACGCCGCTCGGGATCGGAGCGCTCTACCTCGCCTTGTTGCTCGAGACGACCGTGCCGGCCGGAGTTAACTACTGGCTGTTCCGACGCGGCCGCTGGAAGGCCGTGAGTCGTCGGTATCGGCCGTCGTCAGAGGCGAGTTGAGGTCAGCAGTCGGGTCGCATCGCAGACGACGTACGACCGAGCGGGCGCGGCTCACTCACCACCCGTTCGCGGAGCGTCGGCCCCGTTCGCGCTGAACAGGTGCTCCGGATCGTACGTCGTCTGTAGTTCGATTACTCGCTCGTAGTTGTCGCCGAAGCGCAGTTTCTCGGGGTCCTCGTTCAGCCCCGGAAAGTTGCCGTAACGGCCCGACGCGACCGGCAGAGGTTGTATTTCGGCGATTACCTCGCGGGCCCAGGCCACGTTCGCGTCGTCGTCGTCAGGGTCCTCCCAGTTGGCCTCGACGGTGAGCATGTACGGCTTGTCGCGGTGCCAGAACGCGGTCGCGTCCCGGGCTACGTCGGCGACCGCATCCCCGAGGTGCCAGAGATCGACGGTCGAGAGCGGCGACGGAGCCGACTCGTTGTACCGGACCATGAGCTCGACGACGTCGTCGGTGATCTCGGTGAGGTAGACCGACTTCCAGTAGTACCGGAGCCCGTCGGGGTAGTCCTCGTCGAGCATCGACTGCAGATCGACGTAGTCCATCGGTCCGCTGAAGTCGGCGACGGGCGTCGCACTCTCCCGGATCGACCGGAAACCGTCGGCGGCGCCCTCGAGGTCGCCGTGCCCGGAACCGAGCATGGCGACGGCGGGTTCGCCCCACAGTTCTTCGGGGAACTCCTCGGTATCGGGGACGTGCGCGGTGAACGCGAGGATGCTCGCCTCCCGCGGCGCATCCGCCGTCCACTCGAGGTATCGTTCCATCACCGCGTGCGCATCGTCGGCGTAGAACCACGCGAAGAACGCGTACACCTCGGGGCCGACCTCGTGGAGGTCGAACTCGAAGGACGTGACGACGCCGAGGGAGCCGCCGCCGCGGAGTCCCCAGAACAGGTCCTCGTTCCGCTCGGCGCTTGCGGTGTGAACCGTTCCGTCCGCGGTCACGACGTCGACGCTCCGTAGATTGTCCAGCGACAGTCCGTACTGGCGGCTCAGGTGGCCGTAACCGCCGTTGAGCGTCAGCCCCGCGACCCCGGTCTCCGAGACCACCCCGAGGGCGGTCGCGAGGCCGAACAGTTGCGT contains:
- a CDS encoding MATE family efflux transporter, whose amino-acid sequence is MTGRQAAVELLATALERLGIIDAERFRPTVDLAWPRIVTGFAIMSKQTADLAMVGIAVGIAGTAGLAYALAFWEIVTMLGLGLAGGTVSLVSQNYGGEETERASLVVKQSILLVVVLAVPVVAVFLCFADSLIGLLGAEDASLEHGATYLTFVAPAVLFEMLNLIASRTYTGVGDTFTEMIARAGGAALNIVLSGLLIFGLEMGVAGAAIGTTVSTGFVTVVLAWGMIGRSYGALGMEPSPVPVTASGSWLEPSLMRQVIEISAPEIGRRLAQGIVVFPLLWIAATFGPVVVTALEVGRRVRGLINSINWGLSLASSSLVGQHLGSNDEAEAGAYGAAIIRLSIVLYAGLAVVVVVFAEPIASLFVTGPEEAAQAATFVAVGAISSISYGIDGAAAGALLGAGDTRLPFVASLVGRYGFALPAAALGLVTPLGIGALYLALLLETTVPAGVNYWLFRRGRWKAVSRRYRPSSEAS
- a CDS encoding FAD-binding oxidoreductase; translated protein: MATTGNTPGEKAFADLPGDAVRSFEAGFSGDAVLPADPEYERDRQIWNGMIDRYPAIIARCDGVADVVAAVSFAREQRLPLAIRGGGHNVAGTAICDGGLVVDLTPMHSVRVDSEARTVRVEGGATLGDVDRETQLFGLATALGVVSETGVAGLTLNGGYGHLSRQYGLSLDNLRSVDVVTADGTVHTASAERNEDLFWGLRGGGSLGVVTSFEFDLHEVGPEVYAFFAWFYADDAHAVMERYLEWTADAPREASILAFTAHVPDTEEFPEELWGEPAVAMLGSGHGDLEGAADGFRSIRESATPVADFSGPMDYVDLQSMLDEDYPDGLRYYWKSVYLTEITDDVVELMVRYNESAPSPLSTVDLWHLGDAVADVARDATAFWHRDKPYMLTVEANWEDPDDDDANVAWAREVIAEIQPLPVASGRYGNFPGLNEDPEKLRFGDNYERVIELQTTYDPEHLFSANGADAPRTGGE